CTCAGGGGGAAGGGGGCGGCGCCGCCTTGAGGGCCCGGGTGAGCGCGCGGTCGAGCGCGGCGGCGAACCGGGCTTTGTCGGCGGGCCGGATGGGCGCGGGGCCGCCCTGGATGGCGCCGGCCGCGCGCAGGTCCTGCATCAGGTCGCGGGTGGCCAGGTGTCGGCCCACGTTGGCCGTGTCGTAGGTTTCGCCGCGGGGGTTGATGGCCACGGCGCCCTTCTCGACCACGCGCGCGGCCAGCGGAATGTCGGCCGTGATCACCACGTCGCCCGCCGCCGCGTGCGCGGCGATGTGGTCGTCGGCCGCGTTGAAGTCATGGGAGACGAGCGCCAGCGTCACGAGCGGCCACCGCGGCGTGGCCAGCGGCACGTTGGCGACGAGCTGGACCGCCAGGCGCAGACGGTCCGAGGCGCGGAACACCACCTGCTTCACCTCGTTGGGGCAGCCGTCGGCGTCAATCCAGATCGTGGGGGGCATGCGCGTGCCGCGTCATCCGAGATGAATCTTGCCGCCGGGCCCCCCGCCGGGCACGCCCGGCAGGTTGCCGGGCATGGCGCTGGGCACCACGATGCGCGAGGCGGCCTGGCGCTGGTACTCGCGCACCTGCTCCATCACCTCGGCCACGGCGTCGCGCACCGCGTCGGGGAACTTCTCGATCGCCTCCGCGAGCGTGCGGGCCTCGAGCGGGGCCTCGATGGGCAGAGGCCCGCCGGTCGTCATGATCTGCGCCTGGCCGAAGAACAGCGTCTCGCGGCTCGGGTCCGGCGAGCCGTCGGCCTTGATCGGCAGAAGCTGGCGGATGGTGGCCACCCGCAGGTCGGTGATCGTCTCTTCGCGGTAGAGGCTCGACGCGTCCACCTTCAGTTCCCGCATCCCGTTCGGTTCGGGGCTGCCCATTCGTGCGTCCTTTGTACGAATACTTCCGGTTCCAGCCACGTCCCATAGGATACCCGATTCCGCGCCAAACCGCAACGTTCGGCGCCTCCCGCTTGAGTGCCGGCGGGGCGCGCGGATATAATGCCTGGGTGTCCCTGCGGTGCGGCCATGCGCGGGAGCCGGGTTCAGAGAGGCCACGCGATGAACGCCAACGATCCCACCGAAGGGCTGCCCAACGATTGGGCGAGCCGCGAGACCGAGCCGGGCGAAGACACCCACGAAACCCAGCCCATGCCCTCGCGCGCCGGCCGGGCCGGCGGCAGCGGGGCGCCGCCCCAGGCCACCGGCCCCTACCGCCTGGGCAACGTGCTGGGCGAGGGCGGCATGGCCCTGGTGTTCGAGGCCCACGACTCCACGCTCGACCGCCAGGTGGCCGTGAAGGTCATGCGGCCGGCGCTCGTCGGCGACGCCGAACTCCAGTCGCGCTTCCTGCACGAGGCCCGCATCCTGGGGCAGCTCGAGCACCCGGGCGTGGTGCCCATCTTCACGGCGGGCCGGCTGGCCGGCCACGGCCCCTACTACGCCATGAAGCGCGTGCGCGGCCGCACTCTGCGCGAAATCTTCAAGGCCATGCACCCGCGCGACTTCCAGGACCGCTCGCACACGGCCCGCCTCGTGGGCATCTTCGAGAAGGTGTGCCAGACCGTGGCCTACGCCCACTCCGCAGGCATCCTGCACCGCGACCTCAAGCCCGAGAACGTCATGGTGGACGAGTTCGGCGTGGTGGTGGTGCTCGACTGGGGCCTCTCGAAGAAGATCACCGCCAGCCCCGAGGAGCAGGGCATCGTGGCCACCCAGGTGGGCGTGGTCAAGGGCACGCCCGCCTACATGTCGCCCGAGCAGGCCAGCGGCAGCCCCGAGGCGCTCGACTTCCGCACCGACGTTTTCTCCCTCGGCATCGTGCTTTACGAGATCCTCACCGGCTCGCTGCCCTTCTCCGGCCACTCGCGCACCGACGTGATGGAGAAGGTCCTCCACCACGAGCCGCCGCACCCGCGCGCCCTCAACCGCCAGGCCAGCCGCACCCTCGCCGCCATCTGCATGAAGGCCCTCAACAAGGACCCCAACCGCCGCTACCCCACGGCCCAGGAGCTGGCCGAAGACATCCGCCTCTACCGCGACCTGCTGCCCACCAGCGCCTACCGCCCCGGCCCCCTGGAGGCCCTGGGCAACTGGATCGGCCGCCACCGCCCCGCCGCGGCCGCCATCGGCACGGCCCTCCTGCTCCTGCTCAGCTTCGCCGGCTTCGCCCTCCATCGCCGCGAGGCCGCCCGCATCCGCCG
Above is a genomic segment from Planctomycetota bacterium containing:
- a CDS encoding YaiI/YqxD family protein; translation: MPPTIWIDADGCPNEVKQVVFRASDRLRLAVQLVANVPLATPRWPLVTLALVSHDFNAADDHIAAHAAAGDVVITADIPLAARVVEKGAVAINPRGETYDTANVGRHLATRDLMQDLRAAGAIQGGPAPIRPADKARFAAALDRALTRALKAAPPPSP
- a CDS encoding serine/threonine-protein kinase produces the protein MNANDPTEGLPNDWASRETEPGEDTHETQPMPSRAGRAGGSGAPPQATGPYRLGNVLGEGGMALVFEAHDSTLDRQVAVKVMRPALVGDAELQSRFLHEARILGQLEHPGVVPIFTAGRLAGHGPYYAMKRVRGRTLREIFKAMHPRDFQDRSHTARLVGIFEKVCQTVAYAHSAGILHRDLKPENVMVDEFGVVVVLDWGLSKKITASPEEQGIVATQVGVVKGTPAYMSPEQASGSPEALDFRTDVFSLGIVLYEILTGSLPFSGHSRTDVMEKVLHHEPPHPRALNRQASRTLAAICMKALNKDPNRRYPTAQELAEDIRLYRDLLPTSAYRPGPLEALGNWIGRHRPAAAAIGTALLLLLSFAGFALHRREAARIRRQEQTDREHLVAQLDEQREKEKTQATLLSIRTGIGQLRELDERILALQADLPKAADAPARAAIQRQIDELDTIRYIASNNLRSVAIGLITQLSCKAGGDLAQVDPDILKFFRGIAVESVRALVKRHDYYKAHYYLWDFLRTDRDVPANWSEEQLAELKALRRQVEEKLREGQPPDAPLPDWSRHAAYLLSPKPK